A window from Catharus ustulatus isolate bCatUst1 chromosome 14, bCatUst1.pri.v2, whole genome shotgun sequence encodes these proteins:
- the ZBTB33 gene encoding transcriptional regulator Kaiso isoform X1 produces MDASTAAAEGMEGKKLISATDTQYSSVLLQSLNEQRDHGLFCDVTVIVEDRKFRAHRNILSASSTYFHQLFSVAGQVVELSFVRAEIFAEILNYIYSSKIISVRSDLLDELIKSGQELGVKFIADLGIPLAEGKNVPSEFKDKASETSTSSPNQRDAETQVTVIRPEGQEATDGMPVITQSFSLHGIEYETTKITVNDSDDEDDDVIFCSEIVPPKECTEDKNAAGQNQPCSSPTGASDQKSCGSGGSPHLTNTTAAQNLTLSASQLSPSQTQSDAESLVPATPQHFTPNIIVLNKPLLNSSLGATSLHQTHVTPTINLLGENQQPSNNGYVTEVEATAVDDEEVIEDDVDIISSSSPGSVSSSSLVQQSSVPKAASTEGSGVQKKQVVTFPQEPPAKPGEFKIKISDVLSGNSTELNSGLASKNVADGQKIITLDTATEIGGLSTGCKVYANIGEDTYDVVIPVKGDSEEAEAKPDDTPKKSDDESPKGKRMKVNHDDHYELIVDGRVYYICIVCKRSYACLTSLRRHFNVHSWEKKYPCRYCDKVFALAEYRTKHELHHTGERRYQCLTCGKSFINYQITVSHIRSVHSQDPSGDTKLYRLHPCRSLQIRQYAYISDRPNSVPGVNEGGIVYRVGSGKDGTEGTSSNPPDKQITWDDIFVPQGNETIFKQNPSEGSTEFEFVIPESY; encoded by the coding sequence gaatggaggggaaaaaacttATTTCTGCAACAGACACACAATATTCTAGCGTGCTCCTTCAGTCTTTGAATGAGCAGCGTGACCATGGACTTTTTTGTGATGTTACAGTCATTGTGGAGGACCGGAAATTTCGAGCTCACCGAAACATCCTTTCAGCCTCAAGCACATATTTTCACCAGCTTTTCTCAGTGGCTGGTCAAGTGGTTGAACTGAGCTTTGTAAGAGCAGAAATTTTTGCAGAAATTCTTAATTATATTTATAGTTCCAAAATAATCAGCGTTCGATCTGATTTACTTGATGAACTGATTAAATCcgggcaggagctgggtgttAAATTCATAGCTGATCTGGGCATACCTCTGGCTGAAGGCAAAAATGTGCCAAGTGAGTTCAAAGACAAAGCTTCAGAAACTTCAACTTCTAGTCCAAATCAAAGAGATGCTGAAACACAGGTAACTGTAATCAGGCCAGAGGGTCAAGAGGCAACAGATGGGATGCCGGTTATAACACAGTCATTCTCCTTACACGGCATAGAATATGAGACTACAAAAATTACAGTGAACGATTcagatgatgaggatgatgatgtaattttttgtTCTGAGATTGTTCCTCCAAAAGAATGTACTGAAGACAAAAATGCTGCAGGCCAGAACCAGCCTTGCTCAAGTCCAACTGGAGCTTCTGACCAAAAATCCTGTGGCAGTGGTGGCTCTCCCCATCTGACGaacaccacagcagctcagaaCCTCACTTTGTCTGCCAGTCAGCTAAGCCCAAGCCAAACACAATCAGATGCTGAATCACTCGTCCCAGCAACACCACAGCATTTTACTCCTAATATCATTGTTCTAAACAAGCCTCTGCTTAACTCATCACTTGGTGCCACCTCCTTGCATCAAACACATGTGACTCCTACAATTAATTTACTTGGGGAGAACCAGCAGCCGTCCAATAATGGCTACGTAACTGAAGTGGAAGCAACTGCTGTTGATGATGAAGAGGTTATTGAAGATGATGTCGATATCATTAGCTCCTCCAGTCCTGgttctgtcagcagcagctctttggTTCAGCAATCTTCTGTTCCTAAGGCAGCAAGCACTGAAGGCTCAGGTGTACAGAAAAAACAGGTTGTTACATTTCCACAAGAGCCACCTGCTAAACCtggagaatttaaaataaaaatctcagatGTCCTTTCTGGAAACAGCACGGAATTAAATTCGGGTCTAGCATCAAAGAATGTGGCAGATGGGCAGAAAATCATAACATTGGATACAGCAACTGAAATAGGAGGCTTATCCACAGGCTGTAAGGTTTATGCAAATATCGGTGAGGATACCTATGACGTAGTCATCCCCGTGAAGGGTGATTCTGAGGAAGCGGAAGCCAAGCCTGATGACACACCCAAAAAGTCTGATGATGAATCTCCAAAGGGGAAACGTATGAAAGTAAATCACGACGACCACTACGAGCTCATAGTGGATGGCAGGGTCTACTATATCTGTATTGTGTGCAAGAGGTCGTACGCGTGTCTGACGAGCTTGCGGAGACATTTCAACGTGCACTCCTGGGAGAAGAAGTACCCGTGTCGCTACTGTGACAAGGTTTTTGCTCTTGCAGAATATCGTACCAAGCATGAACTTCACCACACCGGGGAGCGAAGGTACCAGTGCTTGACGTGTGGCAAATCTTTCATCAACTACCAAATCACGGTGTCCCACATCAGATCAGTTCACAGCCAAGACCCTTCTGGAGACACCAAGCTGTACCGGCTGCACCCCTGCAGGTCCCTGCAGATCAGACAGTACGCCTACATCAGTGACCGCCCCAACAGCGTCCCGGGGGTAAACGAGGGGGGAATTGTCTATCGTGTTGGCTCAGGGAAGGATGGCACTGAAGGAACATCGTCCAACCCTCCAGACAAACAAATTACCTGGGATGACATTTTCGTTCCGCAGggaaatgaaacaatttttaaacaaaacccGTCAGAGGGAAGTACTGAATTTGAGTTCGTGATACCAGAATCCTACTGA
- the ZBTB33 gene encoding transcriptional regulator Kaiso isoform X2 yields MEGKKLISATDTQYSSVLLQSLNEQRDHGLFCDVTVIVEDRKFRAHRNILSASSTYFHQLFSVAGQVVELSFVRAEIFAEILNYIYSSKIISVRSDLLDELIKSGQELGVKFIADLGIPLAEGKNVPSEFKDKASETSTSSPNQRDAETQVTVIRPEGQEATDGMPVITQSFSLHGIEYETTKITVNDSDDEDDDVIFCSEIVPPKECTEDKNAAGQNQPCSSPTGASDQKSCGSGGSPHLTNTTAAQNLTLSASQLSPSQTQSDAESLVPATPQHFTPNIIVLNKPLLNSSLGATSLHQTHVTPTINLLGENQQPSNNGYVTEVEATAVDDEEVIEDDVDIISSSSPGSVSSSSLVQQSSVPKAASTEGSGVQKKQVVTFPQEPPAKPGEFKIKISDVLSGNSTELNSGLASKNVADGQKIITLDTATEIGGLSTGCKVYANIGEDTYDVVIPVKGDSEEAEAKPDDTPKKSDDESPKGKRMKVNHDDHYELIVDGRVYYICIVCKRSYACLTSLRRHFNVHSWEKKYPCRYCDKVFALAEYRTKHELHHTGERRYQCLTCGKSFINYQITVSHIRSVHSQDPSGDTKLYRLHPCRSLQIRQYAYISDRPNSVPGVNEGGIVYRVGSGKDGTEGTSSNPPDKQITWDDIFVPQGNETIFKQNPSEGSTEFEFVIPESY; encoded by the coding sequence atggaggggaaaaaacttATTTCTGCAACAGACACACAATATTCTAGCGTGCTCCTTCAGTCTTTGAATGAGCAGCGTGACCATGGACTTTTTTGTGATGTTACAGTCATTGTGGAGGACCGGAAATTTCGAGCTCACCGAAACATCCTTTCAGCCTCAAGCACATATTTTCACCAGCTTTTCTCAGTGGCTGGTCAAGTGGTTGAACTGAGCTTTGTAAGAGCAGAAATTTTTGCAGAAATTCTTAATTATATTTATAGTTCCAAAATAATCAGCGTTCGATCTGATTTACTTGATGAACTGATTAAATCcgggcaggagctgggtgttAAATTCATAGCTGATCTGGGCATACCTCTGGCTGAAGGCAAAAATGTGCCAAGTGAGTTCAAAGACAAAGCTTCAGAAACTTCAACTTCTAGTCCAAATCAAAGAGATGCTGAAACACAGGTAACTGTAATCAGGCCAGAGGGTCAAGAGGCAACAGATGGGATGCCGGTTATAACACAGTCATTCTCCTTACACGGCATAGAATATGAGACTACAAAAATTACAGTGAACGATTcagatgatgaggatgatgatgtaattttttgtTCTGAGATTGTTCCTCCAAAAGAATGTACTGAAGACAAAAATGCTGCAGGCCAGAACCAGCCTTGCTCAAGTCCAACTGGAGCTTCTGACCAAAAATCCTGTGGCAGTGGTGGCTCTCCCCATCTGACGaacaccacagcagctcagaaCCTCACTTTGTCTGCCAGTCAGCTAAGCCCAAGCCAAACACAATCAGATGCTGAATCACTCGTCCCAGCAACACCACAGCATTTTACTCCTAATATCATTGTTCTAAACAAGCCTCTGCTTAACTCATCACTTGGTGCCACCTCCTTGCATCAAACACATGTGACTCCTACAATTAATTTACTTGGGGAGAACCAGCAGCCGTCCAATAATGGCTACGTAACTGAAGTGGAAGCAACTGCTGTTGATGATGAAGAGGTTATTGAAGATGATGTCGATATCATTAGCTCCTCCAGTCCTGgttctgtcagcagcagctctttggTTCAGCAATCTTCTGTTCCTAAGGCAGCAAGCACTGAAGGCTCAGGTGTACAGAAAAAACAGGTTGTTACATTTCCACAAGAGCCACCTGCTAAACCtggagaatttaaaataaaaatctcagatGTCCTTTCTGGAAACAGCACGGAATTAAATTCGGGTCTAGCATCAAAGAATGTGGCAGATGGGCAGAAAATCATAACATTGGATACAGCAACTGAAATAGGAGGCTTATCCACAGGCTGTAAGGTTTATGCAAATATCGGTGAGGATACCTATGACGTAGTCATCCCCGTGAAGGGTGATTCTGAGGAAGCGGAAGCCAAGCCTGATGACACACCCAAAAAGTCTGATGATGAATCTCCAAAGGGGAAACGTATGAAAGTAAATCACGACGACCACTACGAGCTCATAGTGGATGGCAGGGTCTACTATATCTGTATTGTGTGCAAGAGGTCGTACGCGTGTCTGACGAGCTTGCGGAGACATTTCAACGTGCACTCCTGGGAGAAGAAGTACCCGTGTCGCTACTGTGACAAGGTTTTTGCTCTTGCAGAATATCGTACCAAGCATGAACTTCACCACACCGGGGAGCGAAGGTACCAGTGCTTGACGTGTGGCAAATCTTTCATCAACTACCAAATCACGGTGTCCCACATCAGATCAGTTCACAGCCAAGACCCTTCTGGAGACACCAAGCTGTACCGGCTGCACCCCTGCAGGTCCCTGCAGATCAGACAGTACGCCTACATCAGTGACCGCCCCAACAGCGTCCCGGGGGTAAACGAGGGGGGAATTGTCTATCGTGTTGGCTCAGGGAAGGATGGCACTGAAGGAACATCGTCCAACCCTCCAGACAAACAAATTACCTGGGATGACATTTTCGTTCCGCAGggaaatgaaacaatttttaaacaaaacccGTCAGAGGGAAGTACTGAATTTGAGTTCGTGATACCAGAATCCTACTGA